From the Gramella sp. Hel_I_59 genome, one window contains:
- a CDS encoding nicotinate phosphoribosyltransferase, with amino-acid sequence MNQFTATYTDQYQLSMAQVYFKKGQKDQQAVFDYYFRKLPFKSGYAIFSGLEDLLEILSTLRFSEDDLQFLKEQGFEKDFLEYLKDFKFKGKIYSVKEGDIVFPTRPILQVEASIIEAQIIETILLNLLNFQTLIATKASRMLLVAGDATLLDFGLRRAQASGGYFATRAAIIGGFNGTSNVVAGKDFDIPVSGTMAHSFVQSYDDELTAFRDFAEGRPENCVLLVDTYNTLKSGIPNAIKVAKEMEERGQKLMAVRLDSGDLSYFAKESRKMLDAADLDYVKIAASNQLDEHVIKSLLEQQAPIDIFGVGTNLVTGDPDGALDGVYKLAFSAGKPRIKISESIIKITLPHKKQVFRIKDENGKCIGADAIGLYHEDKIEEMHHPFEPYKSMNLKHYQQEPLLELVMDEGKVLQEKRSLSEISEYSISRLSELPIEYKRFNNPHIYKIGISETLKDERDQLIKMQKNKI; translated from the coding sequence TGCGATCTTTTCCGGGCTTGAAGATCTACTGGAAATTTTGTCAACACTTCGATTTTCTGAAGATGATCTTCAGTTTTTAAAAGAACAGGGATTTGAAAAAGATTTTCTCGAATACCTGAAAGATTTTAAATTTAAAGGAAAGATATATTCAGTAAAAGAAGGTGATATTGTATTTCCAACCCGCCCGATCTTACAGGTGGAAGCAAGTATCATCGAGGCTCAGATCATCGAGACTATTCTTCTTAATTTGCTGAACTTTCAAACACTTATTGCTACCAAAGCGAGCCGTATGCTCTTAGTGGCCGGAGATGCCACCTTGCTGGACTTTGGATTAAGACGCGCCCAGGCTAGTGGAGGATATTTTGCGACTCGCGCTGCGATCATTGGAGGTTTTAATGGTACAAGTAACGTAGTTGCGGGAAAAGATTTTGATATTCCTGTTTCTGGAACGATGGCACACTCTTTCGTGCAAAGCTATGATGATGAATTGACCGCTTTCAGGGACTTCGCTGAAGGTCGTCCTGAAAATTGTGTACTTCTTGTAGACACTTATAATACGTTGAAAAGCGGTATTCCTAATGCGATCAAGGTCGCAAAGGAGATGGAAGAGCGTGGTCAAAAATTAATGGCGGTCAGGCTTGACAGTGGAGATCTTAGTTATTTCGCCAAGGAAAGCAGGAAAATGCTCGATGCTGCTGATCTTGACTATGTGAAAATAGCTGCTTCTAATCAGTTAGATGAGCATGTGATTAAAAGTTTACTGGAGCAACAAGCTCCTATTGATATTTTTGGAGTGGGAACGAACCTGGTGACAGGCGATCCTGATGGTGCACTGGATGGGGTTTACAAACTGGCATTTTCCGCAGGTAAGCCAAGAATAAAAATTTCAGAAAGTATTATAAAGATCACGCTGCCACATAAAAAACAGGTTTTCAGAATAAAGGATGAGAACGGGAAGTGCATTGGAGCAGATGCGATTGGCCTATACCATGAAGATAAAATTGAGGAAATGCATCATCCATTCGAGCCTTACAAATCCATGAATCTTAAGCATTATCAGCAGGAACCTCTACTGGAACTGGTTATGGATGAAGGTAAGGTGCTGCAGGAAAAAAGAAGTCTTAGTGAAATTTCGGAATATAGTATCTCGAGACTTTCAGAACTACCTATAGAATATAAACGTTTTAATAATCCGCATATCTATAAGATTGGGATTAGCGAAACACTGAAAGATGAACGGGATCAGTTGATCAAAATGCAGAAAAATAAGATATAA
- the pncA gene encoding bifunctional nicotinamidase/pyrazinamidase, which produces MKTLVLIDIQNDFMPGGALAVENGDEIVPLVNDLQKKFDLVIATQDWHANGHSSFASAHQDAEVFDLMKLNGLDQVLWPDHCVQNTKGAEFHPELETNSIETIFRKGTDLAIDSYSGFYDNAHLKSTGLSGYLKDKGVQNVYFAGLAADYCVAYSVLDSIAEGFNTTLIEDATRAIDKEGFDKMKLEILRKGGIILNSAELEF; this is translated from the coding sequence ATGAAGACGCTTGTTCTTATAGACATTCAAAATGATTTTATGCCGGGCGGTGCACTCGCTGTAGAAAATGGTGATGAAATAGTTCCTTTGGTAAATGATCTTCAGAAAAAATTCGATCTCGTTATAGCTACCCAGGACTGGCATGCTAATGGACATTCCAGCTTTGCCTCAGCTCACCAGGATGCGGAGGTTTTTGATCTTATGAAGCTAAACGGACTTGATCAGGTCCTCTGGCCGGATCATTGTGTTCAAAACACCAAGGGTGCTGAATTCCATCCAGAGCTTGAAACCAATAGTATCGAAACCATTTTTAGAAAGGGAACAGATCTGGCGATCGACAGCTATAGTGGATTTTACGATAATGCACATTTAAAGTCTACGGGACTTTCAGGATACCTGAAGGATAAAGGTGTACAGAATGTATATTTCGCCGGTTTGGCCGCAGATTACTGCGTAGCCTATTCGGTCCTTGATAGTATCGCGGAAGGTTTCAATACTACACTCATCGAAGATGCGACCAGGGCAATAGATAAAGAAGGTTTTGATAAAATGAAACTGGAAATTCTTAGAAAAGGTGGAATTATTTTGAACTCCGCTGAACTGGAATTCTAG
- a CDS encoding glutamate dehydrogenase, with translation MNINKVFLLFSIIILGYSQNASGQLSFSNEVGVIAGPAGFFTDYGERWNVKNNLDNGGFGVGLVHYMNFAFKPECSCRPTSLWFTKYFRIRNEIDYLRSNLDHYGPVAEKNSLGGQQLRAMHGETEVIEAGTSLEYHFLGIKKARDFGYLFAPYISLGVHFVHYRPTAYSDLGPLDSPKVLFNTFDDGLFLEPGNTFAILGSAGLRYRLSRFSDLQLEARATYYDTDKLEGLDVQGPQNKFNDFVLWFNVGYIYYLDF, from the coding sequence ATGAACATCAATAAGGTTTTTCTTCTGTTCTCAATCATCATCCTGGGCTATTCTCAAAATGCTTCAGGACAGCTTAGTTTTTCTAATGAAGTTGGAGTTATTGCAGGTCCTGCCGGATTCTTTACTGATTATGGTGAGCGATGGAATGTAAAGAATAACCTGGATAATGGTGGTTTTGGTGTTGGCCTTGTTCATTATATGAATTTCGCCTTCAAACCAGAATGTAGTTGCAGGCCTACCAGCTTATGGTTTACTAAATATTTCAGAATTAGAAATGAGATCGATTATTTAAGATCTAACCTGGACCATTATGGTCCGGTGGCAGAAAAAAATAGTTTGGGAGGACAGCAACTCCGCGCAATGCATGGAGAAACTGAAGTTATTGAAGCAGGAACCTCTCTCGAATACCATTTTCTAGGAATAAAAAAAGCCAGAGACTTTGGATACCTTTTCGCTCCATATATTTCATTGGGTGTGCATTTTGTGCATTACAGACCTACTGCGTATTCAGATCTTGGACCACTGGATAGTCCTAAAGTGCTCTTTAATACTTTTGATGACGGACTCTTCCTGGAACCTGGAAACACCTTTGCCATTCTTGGAAGTGCAGGATTACGGTACAGGCTGAGTAGATTCAGCGATCTGCAACTGGAAGCCAGAGCTACTTATTATGATACCGATAAGCTGGAAGGATTGGATGTACAGGGACCGCAAAACAAGTTTAATGACTTTGTACTCTGGTTCAATGTAGGTTACATTTATTACCTGGATTTCTAG
- the gdhA gene encoding NADP-specific glutamate dehydrogenase yields MEKNIKNFLEKVSTRNQNEPEFMQAVHEVAETVIPFIEKNKKYQNKMLLERMVEPERVVMFRIPWLDDKGDIQVNRGFRIQMNSAIGPYKGGLRFHPSVNLSILKFLAFEQTFKNSLTTLPMGGGKGGSDFDPKGKSDNEVMRFCQSFMTELQRHIGPNADVPAGDIGVGAREIGFMFGQYKRIQNEFTGILTGKGLSYGGSLIRPEATGYGNVYFAQNMLKTKGEKLEGKTIVISGAGNVAQYAAEKATQLGAKVVTMSDSGGFIYDKDGIDADKLQFIMELKNERRGRISEYVDQYSGAEYHEGKTPWDIKCDIALPCATQNELDKEDAQALVNNGCMCVGEGANMPCTPEAIEVFHKEKILFSPGKASNAGGVATSGLEMSQNSMRYNWTSEEVDKKLHEIMNDIHEACVEYGTTEDGYVDYVKGANIAGFVKVADAMLAQGVV; encoded by the coding sequence ATGGAAAAAAATATCAAAAATTTCCTGGAAAAGGTGTCAACCAGAAACCAGAACGAACCAGAATTTATGCAAGCGGTTCATGAGGTGGCTGAAACCGTAATTCCTTTTATTGAAAAGAATAAAAAATACCAGAACAAGATGCTTCTGGAGCGCATGGTGGAGCCGGAAAGGGTTGTGATGTTTAGAATACCATGGCTAGATGATAAAGGGGATATTCAGGTAAATCGAGGATTTAGAATCCAGATGAACTCAGCGATTGGACCATACAAAGGTGGTTTACGTTTTCATCCATCGGTAAACCTTAGTATTCTTAAGTTTCTTGCGTTTGAGCAGACTTTCAAAAACAGCCTTACAACACTTCCTATGGGCGGTGGTAAAGGAGGATCAGATTTTGACCCGAAAGGAAAATCTGATAATGAAGTAATGCGTTTCTGCCAGAGCTTTATGACTGAATTGCAAAGACATATTGGACCTAATGCTGACGTGCCTGCTGGTGATATTGGTGTTGGTGCTCGTGAAATTGGATTCATGTTTGGTCAGTACAAGAGAATTCAGAATGAGTTTACAGGTATTTTGACAGGAAAAGGTCTTAGCTACGGTGGATCTTTGATTAGACCTGAAGCTACAGGATACGGGAACGTATACTTCGCTCAAAATATGCTGAAAACCAAAGGGGAGAAGCTAGAGGGTAAAACCATAGTAATCTCAGGTGCTGGAAACGTTGCACAGTATGCTGCGGAAAAAGCAACTCAGCTAGGAGCTAAAGTTGTTACTATGTCTGATTCTGGCGGATTCATCTACGATAAAGATGGAATCGATGCAGATAAACTTCAGTTTATCATGGAACTTAAAAATGAGAGACGTGGTAGAATTAGTGAATATGTAGATCAATATTCTGGAGCTGAATATCACGAAGGTAAAACTCCATGGGATATTAAATGCGATATCGCATTGCCATGTGCAACTCAGAATGAGTTAGATAAAGAAGATGCTCAGGCATTGGTTAATAATGGCTGTATGTGCGTAGGAGAAGGGGCTAATATGCCATGTACTCCTGAAGCGATCGAGGTTTTCCATAAAGAAAAGATATTGTTCTCACCAGGAAAGGCTTCTAACGCCGGTGGTGTTGCAACTTCTGGATTGGAAATGTCTCAGAACTCTATGCGTTACAACTGGACTTCAGAAGAAGTAGATAAGAAACTTCACGAAATCATGAACGATATTCATGAGGCATGTGTGGAATACGGTACTACTGAAGATGGTTATGTTGACTACGTAAAAGGAGCGAACATTGCAGGATTTGTAAAAGTAGCAGATGCTATGCTAGCACAGGGTGTTGTATAG